The following are encoded in a window of Deltaproteobacteria bacterium genomic DNA:
- a CDS encoding acyl carrier protein — MTARQLKHSVLNALGRTGDDHATGRTALVDELVELAQEGPGGWQKLVVCKVGDVGPTAGASRPCGQPLKSRRGGIPVTSPLRGHADWVDQRTNATRVELRLRQVVAETLGISADELTGPVSLVDDLAVDSLDLLELAIGIEEALNVSLPQRLIAAVRTYGDLAALVVDRVPYAAMRAEEPVLVRARITPPGSLLGRAIVRVLALTPYAIEMITEDARRAGPGTRVEIRVPGGSREPVVTSLRATFGDLAACGIAVDVNQDERWQA, encoded by the coding sequence ATCACGGCCCGTCAGCTCAAGCACTCGGTCCTGAACGCGCTCGGGCGCACGGGCGATGACCATGCGACGGGCCGAACGGCACTCGTCGATGAGCTCGTCGAGTTGGCCCAGGAAGGTCCGGGTGGCTGGCAGAAGCTGGTCGTTTGCAAGGTGGGTGATGTGGGCCCGACGGCTGGCGCCTCACGCCCGTGTGGGCAGCCCTTGAAGTCGCGTCGCGGAGGCATCCCTGTCACGAGCCCGCTCCGGGGCCACGCCGACTGGGTGGACCAGCGCACCAACGCCACGCGGGTGGAGCTCCGGCTGCGCCAAGTGGTGGCGGAGACGCTGGGCATCAGCGCGGATGAGCTCACCGGCCCCGTTTCGCTGGTCGACGACCTGGCAGTCGACTCGCTCGATCTTCTCGAGCTCGCAATCGGGATCGAAGAGGCGCTCAACGTGAGCCTGCCGCAACGCCTGATCGCGGCGGTGCGGACATACGGCGATCTCGCCGCGCTCGTCGTCGACCGCGTGCCCTATGCGGCGATGAGGGCCGAGGAGCCGGTACTGGTCCGCGCGCGAATCACACCGCCCGGCTCTCTGCTAGGGCGCGCGATCGTGCGGGTGCTGGCGCTCACACCCTACGCGATCGAGATGATCACCGAGGATGCCCGTCGCGCGGGCCCGGGTACACGTGTCGAGATCCGCGTCCCTGGTGGCAGCCGGGAGCCTGTCGTCACAAGCCTGCGCGCGACCTTCGGAGACCTCGCGGCATGCGGCATCGCCGTCGATGTCAATCAGGACGAGCGGTGGCAGGCGTGA
- the dltC gene encoding D-alanine--poly(phosphoribitol) ligase subunit DltC: MEQDGAVAERTLAILYEVAGDDEVGRDLDVPLFASGLLDSLGVVRLMVAFEEAFGLVISPAELDRARWSTPRSLIADIERRLGRAVSA, encoded by the coding sequence ATGGAGCAAGACGGAGCCGTCGCCGAGCGGACGCTCGCTATCCTGTACGAGGTGGCGGGCGACGACGAGGTGGGGCGCGACCTCGACGTCCCGCTGTTCGCGTCGGGACTTCTCGACTCGCTCGGCGTCGTGCGGCTCATGGTGGCCTTCGAGGAGGCCTTCGGCCTGGTCATCTCGCCGGCCGAGCTCGACCGGGCGAGGTGGTCGACGCCGCGCTCCCTGATCGCGGACATCGAACGCCGGCTCGGACGCGCGGTATCGGCGTAG